CTTCAGCAAAATCCCCGTTGTGATCCCACCGATGACGATCCCCACCATCAGCATCGACCAAACAATACTGACCAACTTGGGTCGTGTGCGCTCATCCGTGACATCGACGAGCAAGGCCGCAAACGGAGTCGAACTGGCGCTGATAGCCACACCGTAGAGGGCGAACGTCAAACCTAGGGCGATCGCATAGAGCCAGGTATTACCGCCCCAGCCACTCTGCTCAAAACTAGCGGCTAAAGGCCAGACTAAGCGGACAGCCAAGCTAGCCACGAGGCAAAAGGTGGCACTACCCAGCCAGATGTAGCCACTGCGGTGCAGTCCCCAAAGCGGTCGCGTATCAGAGAGCTGCCCAAACCAGACCCGAACCGGCGCGACAAATTGGTGCATGGCGATCGCGCCTGCCACCAGTAGAGCCGGCAACCGCAGTTCATCGATCATGACGCGGTTGAGAACCCCCAGCGTCAAGATCGACATCACGCCAAGGGATGCTTGAAAAAGCCCAAGCCGTAACATCGTCCCCAGACTGAGGGATGGCGGCACAGGCTGCGACTCAACCATGGTGGACACAGACAAATGAGACACCTTTTAACAATGCAACATCAAACCTACCTGGTGGCGGGCTGGTAGAACGTTAGCTGCCGACGCGAGCCAAGTTACTGACGTTGCTGACAGCTCGCTTGATCCGGGCGAGCGCCAAGTTATAAGCCGTGATGGCATTGAGGGCGTTAGCTTCTGCCCGCGTCAAGTCTCGTTGCGAGTCGATCACTTCCGTCTGGGTGCCAACACCAGCTTGGAAGCGCAGACGTGCCAGGCGTAGGGCTTCTCGTGCCTGCTCAACAGCCTTACGGGTGGTGCCGATGTTTGCCAAGTTGGTCTGCAGGTCGTAGAAGGCAGTCTCAACGTCGGTCCGAATTTGATTGCGCGTCAGCACAAAGTTCTGCTCCGCAATCTGGCCGTTCAGTTCCTGTTGCTGGGCATTGGCATTGGCTAAGCCACCGTCAAACAGCGGCACGTTGAGTACCAATCCAATGGAATAAGAATAGTTACTGTTATTCGTGAGCGTTGGTGATGGGAAGGTCAGAGCTTGGCTGCCACTGCGGAGGTTGCTATTGATTGACCCGGTTACGCCATAGGAGGCTTGCAGGCCCAATTGCGGCAGGATTTGTCCTCGGGCTGCTTGGGCTTGGTTGTAACTGATATTGCGTTGCAGCACTTCCCGCTCGAGCTCTGGACGGTTTTGAAAAGCAAGGACAATACTCTCGTCGAGGCTGAGATTCCAAGGTGCGGCTAGTTCTACAGGATCGGCCGTCAAGACATTGACGTTTTGCGGCAGGTTGAGAGCCTGCACTAAGGAACGGCGAGCTTTATCTTGATTTCCGATGCTGTCAACCAAATTTTGTTGGTCTTGAGCAAGCTGAACCTGTTGCCGCAGCACATCAAACTGGGTACCAACGCCAGCTCTGAATAGAGCCTCTGCATCTTTGAGACTTCGTTCCGAGGCAACAACCGATTCCCGCGCAATTCGAACGAGCTGGTCGGCATTCTGGAGCTGATAGTAGGCTTCAGAAACAGTGAGCTGCAGGTCTTCGAGGGTGGCTTCGAGATCCAGTTCTGCTTGGGTGACTTGGTCGCGGCTGGCAGCTAGTTGGGCACCCCGGACAAAATCGAAAATCGTGTAGTTCAGGTTGAGGGTTGCCCCGATCGAAGATTGTCCCAGAGTGGTGAAGAGACTACTGCCTGTGGGCTGAACGGTAGACCCTTCAGTCACATTGAGCCGGTTGCCACTCTGCTGATAGCCAGCATTACCTTGAAGCCCAAGGGTTGGGTAAAGAGCAGCTTCTGTTCCTCGCAGCGCTGCCCGCCGTTGCTCAACTTGGAGCTGGCGAATTTGGACTTGGGGATTGTTGAGGCGAGCTAAATTCAGCGCCTGCTCCAAAGTCAGTGGTTGGAGCGATTCGGTTTGAACTTGGTTGGGCTGATTCGGAAGCTGGAAGGGATTTGGG
The sequence above is a segment of the Synechococcus elongatus PCC 11801 genome. Coding sequences within it:
- a CDS encoding TolC family protein, translating into MAAFLYRLSLLSALAIAAHGMEPPAAIADIVDPQATGPSPTIAQNSPPPAATTPAPTTPPSSPVKEVVPDANLLKELQANPNPFQLPNQPNQVQTESLQPLTLEQALNLARLNNPQVQIRQLQVEQRRAALRGTEAALYPTLGLQGNAGYQQSGNRLNVTEGSTVQPTGSSLFTTLGQSSIGATLNLNYTIFDFVRGAQLAASRDQVTQAELDLEATLEDLQLTVSEAYYQLQNADQLVRIARESVVASERSLKDAEALFRAGVGTQFDVLRQQVQLAQDQQNLVDSIGNQDKARRSLVQALNLPQNVNVLTADPVELAAPWNLSLDESIVLAFQNRPELEREVLQRNISYNQAQAARGQILPQLGLQASYGVTGSINSNLRSGSQALTFPSPTLTNNSNYSYSIGLVLNVPLFDGGLANANAQQQELNGQIAEQNFVLTRNQIRTDVETAFYDLQTNLANIGTTRKAVEQAREALRLARLRFQAGVGTQTEVIDSQRDLTRAEANALNAITAYNLALARIKRAVSNVSNLARVGS